From one Parambassis ranga chromosome 5, fParRan2.1, whole genome shotgun sequence genomic stretch:
- the LOC114435365 gene encoding alpha-tectorin-like, whose protein sequence is MLRPLLYLSALGLLAGAAPVSFTGPTEVNISSCPITYYGQTYDRVYVNFTSDKTVICFTGFYNPGSGGDCVLINTPAMTSGEFEIFDRWDALEADVHKKVPAIKTTMKCYMDSYVQGNGNSIVMALVNFGSQTAVRLFSAASVDLQAQVNGATVGTLAVNSTNSNVFLDASGCRQSGVLYGYGAVLSSHPETCTSVVCGQTAVLQTSTCGPLERCLGNNICGFDSVCTVTGPAVIDFHGQVNSVEDRCAYSLVSLTNLTVLATFRERRRKDVSFVDSVTLRLDGSDFLLGRGGRVLLNGSVLTLNSSAQLVHGVELSKDQTGVTAKVSLSDITTSVFFDGSTAQIHMEGPAAPPLQGLCRNSSSSLSGLRLSDYSSTSCETQYNDTADSSINCTMATERCKLLKGAPFSTCNDDVDPEPYITACTDTLCTYPAVDGLNCQFLEAYARACSLYSNASLEGWRSKAGCSPEAFCQDRTCIDHEFCGDKMVGGTGCLCRALFASKYRGTDSLGDPTVCRENSASLTLVGCLLEEKDVDYSVLHLNDQNCRGQVDQLTHMVTFSFNSSNCGTVVTANNSQVTYKNTIRVANSSSDIITRQDQFYIDFSCVQTQPDIKFVSFRIKDSSVVQHLVSGPWNYTLTMKSYTDPGLTQAVDSNTKVMLNQKIWVELETDGLDGDAVAMVTDSCWATDQPSSNGSPRYDLIIGGCANAADRTVQVERNGAGTSNHFSFNMFQFSGGSTDIYLHCKLQLCVRKNSCTPTCGARRRRSSRSTSEAEAFISMGWTG, encoded by the exons ATGCTCCGCCCCCTGCTCTACCTGTCTGCGCTCGGCCTGCTGGCAG GGGCTGCTCCAGTCTCATTTACTGGTCCTACAGAGGTCAACATCAGCTCATGTCCCATCACGTACTATGGACAGACGTATGACAGAGTCTAT GTGAACTTCACCAGTGACAAAACTGTGATCTGTTTCACCGGCTTTTACAACCCTGGATCTGGAGGAGACTGTGTGCTGATCAATACACCTGCAATGACAAGTGGAGAGTTTGAGATTTTTGATCGATGGGATGCTTTGGAAGCTGATGTGCATAAGAAGGTCCCTGCCATTAAGACCACCATGAAGTGTTATATGGACAGTTATGTACAAGGCAACGGCAACAGT ATTGTAATGGCACTAGTAAACTTTGGATCACAAACAGCTGTACGATTATTCTCTGCTGCTtcagtg GACCTTCAAGCTCAGGTCAATGGTGCCACAGTCGGGACGCTGGCTGTTAACAGTACTAACTCTAATGTATTTTTAGACGCCAGTGGATGCAGACAGTCAG GAGTTCTCTATGGATATGGTGCAGTGCTGAGCTCTCATCCAGAAACCTGCACTAGTGTCGTCTGTGGTCAGACTGCTGTCCTCCAGACCTCCACCTGTGGTCCATTGGAGCGTTGTCTAGGCAACAACAT CTGTGGGTTTGACTCCGTCTGCACTGTGACCGGCCCCGCTGTCATCGACTTTCACGGCCAGGTGAACTCTGTGGAGGACCGCTGTGCGTACTCTCTGGTGTCCCTCACAAACCTCACGGTGCTGGCGACCTTCCGGGAGCGGCGTCGTAAAGATGTGAGCTTTGTGGACAGTGTGACGCTGAGACTGGACGGGTCGGACTTTCTCCTGGGACGAGGAGGCAGAGTTCTG CTGAACGGCTCGGTGCTGACCCTCAACAGCTCGGCTCAGCTGGTCCACGGTGTGGAGCTCTCTAAGGACCAAACTGGAGTCACCGCCAAGGTGTCGCTCTCTGACATCACCACGTCTGTCTTCTTTGACGGCTCCACCGCACAGATCCACATGGAAG GACCTGCTGCACCACCTCTGCAGGGTCTGTGTAGAAACTCCAGCAGCTCTTTGAGTGGACTGAGGCTCTCTGACTACAGCTCCACCAG CTGTGAGACGCAGTACAACGACACTGCTGACAGTTCCATCAACTGCACCATGGCGACTGAACG CTGCAAGCTCCTGAAGGGGGCGCCCTTCAGCACCTGTAATGATGACGTGGACCCAGAGCCCTACATAACCGCCTGCACCGACACTTTGTGCACATATCCTGCAGTGGACGGTCTCAACTGTCAGTTCCTGGAGGCCTACGCCAGAGCCTGCAGCCTGTACAGCAACGCCTCCCTGGAGGGCTGGAGGTCAAAGGCCGGCTGCT CCCCTGAGGCCTTCTGTCAGGACAGGACCTGCATTGACCATGAGTTCTGCGGTGACAAGATGGTCGGTGGAACTGGCTGCTTGTGTCGGGCCCTCTTTGCCTCCAAGTACAGAGGGACGGACTCTTTGG GTGATCCGACGGTCTGCAGGGAGAACTCTGCTTCACTTACTCtggtgggctgtctgctggaggagaaagaCGTCGACTACTCTGTCTTACACCTCAACGACCAGAACTGCAGGGGGCAGGTGGACCAGCTGACCCACATGGTGACCTTCAGCTTCAACAGCAGCAACTGTGGGACGGTGGTCACG GCCAACAACAGCCAAGTCACCTACAAGAACACCATCAGGGTCGCCAACAgctcctctgacatcatcactcGTCAAGACCAGTTCTACATCGACTTCTCCTGCGTCCAAACTCAGCCGGACATCAAGTTTGTctccttcagaataaaagacaG ctctgtggtccAGCACCTTGTATCTGGACCCTGGAACTACACTCTGACCATGAAGTCCTACACCGACCCTGGACTCACACAAGCTGTGGACTCAAACACTAAAGTGATGCTGAACCAGAAGATCTGGGTGGAGCTGGAGACCGATGGGCTGGATGGAGATGCAGTCGCCATGGTGACCGACTCCTGCTGGGCAACCGACCAGCCATCGTCCAATGGGAGTCCAAGATACGACCTGATCATTGGAGG CTGTGCGAACGCCGCCGACCGGACGGTGCAGGTGGAGAGAAACGGAGCAGGAACCTCCAACCACTTCTCCTTCAACATGTTCCAGTTCTCTGGGGGCTCCACTGACATCTACCTGCActgcaaactgcagctgtgtgtcagaAAGAACAGCTGCACcccg ACTTGTGGTGCTCGGAGACGCAGATCTTCCAGGTCCACATCTGAAGCTGAGGCCTTCATCAGCATGGGCTGGACTGGTTAG